From Rutidosis leptorrhynchoides isolate AG116_Rl617_1_P2 chromosome 3, CSIRO_AGI_Rlap_v1, whole genome shotgun sequence, a single genomic window includes:
- the LOC139898255 gene encoding uncharacterized protein, translated as MTIMAYGFLNLSFRCNNNTIITACISEERHNGMLGKKHDKVGQIDNEKTYKGNMVISDSRASERDNQPPLVTALKTSAEQNVASFHFPGHNRGRAAPLSLARLIGVQPFRHDLPELPELDNLFAPEGPILDAQKEAAKLFGAKETWFLVGGTTCGIQASVMATCAPGDTLILPRNCHISAFNSMVLSGVIPKYIIPDYDFDWDIACGITPLQVEIAIKELATEGRKASAVLVTSPTYHGICSDLEKIALLSHSHNIPLIVDEAHGAHLGFHPSLPRSALSQGVDLSVQSTHKVLCSLTQSSMLHMSGNIVNRERVCQCLQILQSTSPSYLLLASLDAARAQISEKHETIFNKPVEIAMEAKSLIEKIDKVTVFKSDDPLRITVGVFNLGLSGFVADDILYDDYGVVSELTGTRSVTFAVNLGTNRDDILRLVSGLQHLSQIHNSIRLKEEMRNNICMEPFKESKKVGMRLSPREAFFASKKKVSYKESIGKVSGELVCSYPPGIPLLIPGEVITEEALSYLVEVKKSGGFVSGAADPSLSSVTVCG; from the exons GAAAGACACAATGGAATGTTAGGGAAGAAGCATGATAAGGTAGGGCAAATAGACAATGAAAAAACTTACAAGGGTAATATGGTCATTTCCGATTCTCGAGCATCAGAACGCGATAACCAACCTCCACTAGTTACTGCACTAAAGACATCAGCTGAACAAAATGTTGCTAGTTTTCACTTTCCGGGTCATAACAGGGGTCGGGCCGCTCCGTTATCATTGGCCCGTTTAATTGGAGTACAACCTTTTCGTCATGACTTGCCTGAGCTTCCGGAGCTCGACAATTTGTTTGCACCCGAGGGTCCCATTTTAGATGCGCAAAAGGAAGCGGCTAAACTGTTTGGAGCTAAGGAGACGTGGTTCTTAGTTGGTGGTACGACGTGTGGTATCCAAGCATCGGTTATGGCTACTTGCGCCCCGGGAGATACGTTAATTCTTCCTCGAAATTGTCATATATCAGCCTTTAATTCTATGGTATTGTCGGGTGTAATACCGAAATATATCATCCCTGATTATGATTTTGACTGGGACATTGCTTGTGGCATCACTCCTTTACAG GTGGAGATAGCAATCAAAGAATTAGCAACCGAAGGTCGAAAAGCATCAGCCGTTCTTGTGACTTCTCCGACTTATCACGGCATATGCAGCGATCTTGAAAAAATCGCCTTATTATCTCATTCTCACAACATTCCGCTCATTGTTGACGAGGCTCATGGGGCCCACTTAGGATTTCACCCGAGCTTGCCTCGATCAGCTCTTAGTCAAGGGGTTGACCTTTCCGTACAATCAACCCACAAAGTATTATGCTCTCTCACACAATCGTCGATGTTACATATGTCGGGAAACATTGTAAATAGAGAAAGAGTATGTCAATGTCTTCAAATACTTCAAAGTACGAGTCCAAGTTATCTGCTTTTAGCGTCGTTAGATGCCGCCAGAGCTCAAATAAGTGAAAAACATGAAACCATTTTTAACAAACCGGTTGAAATAGCCATGGAAGCAAAATCTCTTATAGAAAAGATCGATAAAGTTACAGTCTTTAAATCCGATGACCCGTTAAGAATTACGGTAGGTGTTTTTAACCTTGGTTTATCTGGTTTTGTAGCGGATGATATCTTATACGACGATTATGGAGTGGTTTCGGAACTAACCGGGACCCGTTCAGTTACGTTTGCAGTAAATTTAGGAACTAATAGAGACGATATTTTAAGGCTTGTGTCAGGGTTACAGCATTTATCACAAATACATAATTCGATTCGATTAAAGGAGGAAATGAGAAATAATATATGTATGGAGCCTTTTAAGGAAAGTAAAAAAGTTGGTATGAGATTGAGCCCTCGAGAGGCGTTTTTTGCGAGTAAAAAGAAAGTGAGTTATAAAGAGAGTATAGGGAAGGTTAGTGGGGAGTTGGTATGTTCGTATCCACCCGGGATCCCGTTACTTATACCGGGAGAAGTGATAACGGAGGAAGCGTTAAGTTATTTGGTGGAAGTTAAAAAGAGTGGTGGTTTTGTTAGTGGAGCTGCTGATCCTAGTCTTTCATCCGTTACTGTCTGCGGTTAA